In Panacibacter ginsenosidivorans, the following proteins share a genomic window:
- a CDS encoding 5-(carboxyamino)imidazole ribonucleotide synthase: MKVGILGGGQLGRMLLQAAANYVVETFVMENDEHCPAAHLCHHFVKGDIKDFDAVYNFGKGLDAITIEIEAVNVEALEKLESEGVKIYPKPSAIKIIKNKITQKEFYRANEIPSPDFRITNNLGELNYHASFLPAVHKLGEGGYDGKGVQILKTDKDFKKAFDEPAVLEKMVNIYKEIAIIVAMNDKGETAFFPPSEMIFDQVLNLLDYQLSPAQLPDSVLWKAEAIAIKLVKALNSPGLFAVEIFVDKNNSEVLVNETAPRVHNSGHHTIEGNYCSQYDMLWRIMLGYPLGNTDPILPSSIVNILGSEGYTGEAKYDGLDEVLKMDNVFVHLYGKTQTKPGRKMGHVTIISKEYNELTFKAHKIKNTLKVIS, from the coding sequence ATGAAAGTTGGAATTCTCGGTGGAGGTCAGTTAGGAAGAATGTTATTGCAGGCAGCAGCCAATTATGTGGTGGAAACTTTTGTAATGGAGAATGATGAGCATTGTCCCGCTGCGCATTTGTGCCATCATTTTGTAAAAGGTGATATAAAAGATTTTGATGCTGTGTACAATTTTGGAAAAGGTCTGGATGCAATAACCATAGAAATTGAAGCTGTAAATGTTGAAGCATTGGAAAAACTGGAAAGTGAAGGTGTAAAAATTTACCCGAAACCTTCTGCTATTAAGATCATCAAGAATAAAATAACACAGAAAGAATTTTATAGAGCAAATGAAATTCCTTCCCCCGATTTCAGGATCACCAATAATCTTGGCGAATTAAATTATCACGCCAGCTTTTTACCTGCCGTGCATAAGCTTGGCGAAGGTGGCTATGATGGTAAAGGTGTGCAGATCCTGAAAACAGACAAAGATTTTAAGAAAGCTTTTGATGAGCCTGCTGTATTAGAAAAAATGGTGAATATCTACAAAGAGATAGCCATTATTGTTGCTATGAACGATAAAGGAGAAACCGCTTTCTTTCCTCCTTCTGAAATGATCTTTGACCAGGTGCTGAATCTTTTGGATTACCAGTTAAGCCCTGCACAATTACCAGATAGTGTATTATGGAAAGCAGAAGCCATTGCTATAAAACTTGTAAAAGCATTGAATAGTCCGGGTTTATTTGCAGTAGAAATATTTGTGGATAAAAATAACAGTGAAGTGCTGGTTAACGAAACTGCACCACGTGTGCACAACAGCGGGCATCATACCATTGAAGGAAATTATTGCAGTCAGTACGATATGTTGTGGCGCATTATGCTTGGGTATCCGCTCGGTAATACAGATCCCATACTTCCTTCTTCCATTGTAAATATTCTTGGCTCAGAAGGATATACGGGAGAAGCTAAATATGATGGACTTGATGAAGTATTGAAAATGGATAATGTGTTTGTACATCTTTATGGCAAAACACAAACAAAGCCTGGCAGAAAGATGGGACATGTAACCATCATCAGCAAAGAGTATAATGAATTAACTTTTAAAGCACATAAAATAAAAAATACTTTGAAAGTTATAAGTTGA
- a CDS encoding aquaporin → MRAMLIRVITGKRGLIQMTASFKKNWIHYVQEAFGLAIFMISACFFGALLWGNDASFHFTITNETLRNVITGILMGSTALFIFYSPFTAPSGSHINPAVTITFLRLKKMCRYDAVFYIIFQCIGGTLAVYIMATLLGNVLTTAPVNYAVTIPGKAGVVAAAITEYIIAMIMMTMVLFTSSSEKFKKYTRIISGCFVCLNVIFAGPISGFGMNPARSLASAFPAHNYTAFWIYMIIPFAGMLSAAELYLYVQKKKKIKEDRTIISDYLSKKKIKIL, encoded by the coding sequence ATGAGAGCAATGCTCATACGCGTTATTACAGGCAAACGTGGCTTAATACAAATGACTGCTTCTTTTAAAAAGAACTGGATACATTATGTACAGGAAGCATTTGGTCTCGCCATCTTTATGATCTCAGCCTGTTTCTTTGGTGCATTGCTATGGGGCAATGACGCATCATTTCATTTTACTATTACCAATGAAACATTAAGAAATGTTATTACTGGAATATTGATGGGCAGCACAGCCTTATTTATTTTCTATTCGCCTTTCACCGCTCCATCAGGTTCGCATATCAATCCGGCAGTAACCATTACATTTTTGCGATTAAAAAAAATGTGCCGTTACGATGCTGTGTTTTATATCATTTTCCAGTGTATTGGCGGCACGCTTGCAGTATATATAATGGCAACGTTATTGGGGAATGTTTTAACTACTGCGCCAGTAAATTATGCTGTTACTATTCCCGGAAAAGCTGGTGTGGTTGCAGCAGCAATTACGGAATATATCATCGCCATGATAATGATGACAATGGTATTGTTTACATCTTCTTCTGAAAAATTTAAAAAGTACACACGCATTATTTCAGGTTGCTTCGTATGCCTGAATGTAATTTTCGCAGGCCCAATATCTGGTTTCGGAATGAACCCGGCAAGAAGTTTGGCATCAGCATTTCCTGCACATAATTACACAGCATTCTGGATATACATGATCATCCCATTTGCCGGAATGCTATCTGCCGCAGAGTTATACCTGTATGTACAAAAGAAGAAGAAAATAAAAGAAGACAGAACTATTATTTCTGATTATTTATCAAAAAAAAAGATCAAAATATTATAA
- a CDS encoding sugar O-acetyltransferase, with the protein MINKSEYDKMLAGELYDASDNELVQMRKKARVWMEEYNNSAYDRQQREMMLKNLFGKIGRNIDIQTPFYVDYGCHIEVGDNFFANFNCVFLDCNYIKTGDNVFLGPNVQLYAAHHPVIAAERIKGPELASPIIIADNVWIGGGSIVCAGVTIGANTTIGAGSVVVKDIPANVLAVGNPCRVVRNL; encoded by the coding sequence ATGATAAATAAATCTGAATATGATAAAATGCTTGCAGGCGAGCTTTATGATGCCAGCGATAATGAATTGGTGCAAATGCGTAAAAAAGCAAGAGTGTGGATGGAGGAATATAATAACTCGGCTTATGATAGGCAGCAAAGAGAAATGATGTTGAAAAACCTATTCGGCAAAATAGGGCGCAATATAGATATACAAACGCCTTTTTATGTTGATTATGGTTGCCATATAGAAGTGGGCGATAATTTTTTTGCCAACTTCAATTGTGTGTTCCTTGATTGTAATTATATAAAAACAGGTGATAATGTTTTTCTAGGCCCTAATGTACAACTATATGCAGCACATCACCCTGTTATTGCCGCTGAACGTATTAAAGGCCCCGAACTTGCCTCACCCATAATCATTGCAGATAATGTATGGATTGGAGGAGGCAGTATTGTTTGCGCAGGTGTTACCATCGGTGCAAATACAACCATTGGTGCAGGAAGTGTGGTGGTGAAAGATATCCCCGCTAATGTGTTGGCGGTAGGGAATCCATGCAGAGTAGTAAGGAATTTATGA
- the hppD gene encoding 4-hydroxyphenylpyruvate dioxygenase, translated as MDTMIASSKTVATNNDFLPLQGTDYVEFYVGNAKQAAHFYKTAFGFQSLAYAGPETGVKDKSSYAVRQNKLTFVLTTALRSGNAIADHVYKHGDAVKILALRVDDATDAWHQTTLRGARSYMEPQTLKDDEGEVVLSGIHTYGETVHVFVERKNYKGAFMPGFREWKTNYNPSSTGLLYVDHCVGNVGWNQMTPWVKFYEEVMGFRNILSFDDKDISTEYSALMSKVMSNGNGFVKFPINEPAEGKKKSQVEEYLDYFDGEGCQHVALATNNIVETVAELQNRGVEFLKVPSTYYDDLLDRVGHIDEDLQPLKELGILVDRDNEGYLLQIFTKPVEDRPTLFFEIIQRKGAQSFGKGNFKALFEAIEREQELRGNL; from the coding sequence ATGGATACAATGATTGCATCGTCGAAAACTGTGGCAACAAACAATGATTTTCTTCCTTTACAGGGAACTGATTACGTAGAATTTTATGTAGGCAATGCCAAACAGGCTGCACATTTTTATAAAACGGCTTTTGGTTTTCAGAGTCTTGCTTATGCCGGTCCGGAAACAGGCGTTAAAGACAAATCAAGTTATGCTGTGCGACAGAACAAACTCACATTTGTGCTTACTACGGCATTGAGAAGCGGCAACGCCATTGCAGATCACGTATATAAACATGGAGATGCTGTAAAGATTTTAGCGTTGCGTGTTGATGATGCAACAGATGCATGGCACCAGACAACATTGCGTGGTGCGAGAAGTTATATGGAACCTCAAACATTGAAAGATGATGAAGGTGAAGTTGTATTAAGCGGTATACATACTTATGGAGAGACTGTACATGTTTTTGTTGAAAGAAAAAATTACAAGGGCGCATTTATGCCGGGTTTCAGGGAATGGAAAACAAATTACAATCCTTCTTCTACAGGATTGTTATATGTTGATCATTGCGTTGGCAATGTAGGTTGGAATCAAATGACACCATGGGTTAAATTTTATGAAGAGGTTATGGGTTTCAGAAATATTTTAAGTTTTGATGATAAAGATATTTCTACTGAATATTCTGCATTGATGAGTAAAGTAATGAGTAATGGAAATGGGTTTGTAAAATTTCCTATCAATGAGCCCGCGGAAGGAAAAAAGAAATCGCAGGTAGAAGAATATCTTGATTATTTTGACGGGGAAGGTTGCCAGCATGTAGCGCTTGCTACAAATAATATTGTTGAAACGGTTGCTGAATTACAGAATCGCGGAGTGGAATTTTTAAAAGTTCCTTCTACTTATTACGATGACCTTCTGGATAGGGTAGGGCATATTGATGAAGACCTGCAGCCATTAAAAGAACTGGGTATTCTGGTCGACAGAGATAACGAAGGATATCTTCTTCAGATATTTACAAAGCCTGTAGAAGACAGGCCCACATTGTTTTTCGAGATCATACAGCGCAAAGGCGCACAGAGTTTTGGTAAGGGAAATTTTAAGGCATTGTTCGAAGCAATAGAAAGAGAGCAGGAATTGCGTGGAAACTTATAA
- a CDS encoding LacI family DNA-binding transcriptional regulator: protein MHTIAQSLSHRITIHDIARELNLTTATVSRALNDHPRISTETKRLVQEKARQMKYRRNKLASSLRSGKSHTIGVIIPSAQMNFFGSVVHGIENVASNNGYSIILYQSEETSALEKKAIETFLSARVDGILASIAKETVDFTHYVELKKRNIPLVFFDRTNEDLKVPAVVVDDYKGAYLATEHLLKNGYKRIAHVAGPQHIKGFRDRLNGYKDALKANQKKAEKNYIYQGNVSIESGKEAVDYFLKLVEPPDAFFAVEDYTALGVIKCLKERKFKIPDEFGVIGFANESFDEHITPALSSVDQQTVQMGKEAFNLLMEMIKINDSKSTVKEKEKIVLEPILCYRESSAGKKA from the coding sequence GTGCACACGATTGCACAAAGTTTGTCTCATAGAATAACCATACACGATATAGCCAGGGAATTGAACCTAACGACTGCAACTGTTTCAAGGGCATTGAATGATCATCCCCGTATTAGCACAGAAACGAAGCGTCTCGTTCAGGAGAAAGCAAGGCAGATGAAGTATAGGAGAAATAAGCTTGCCTCATCATTGCGGTCAGGCAAATCTCATACTATAGGTGTAATTATACCAAGTGCACAAATGAATTTTTTTGGATCTGTTGTACATGGTATTGAAAATGTTGCAAGCAATAACGGATATAGTATAATTCTTTATCAATCAGAAGAGACATCGGCGCTAGAAAAAAAAGCAATAGAAACATTTTTAAGTGCAAGAGTTGACGGGATACTTGCTTCCATTGCAAAGGAAACTGTAGACTTCACACACTATGTTGAGTTGAAGAAAAGAAATATTCCGCTTGTATTTTTTGATCGTACGAATGAGGATTTAAAAGTCCCTGCGGTAGTGGTTGACGATTATAAGGGTGCATACCTTGCTACTGAGCATCTTTTGAAAAATGGATATAAACGGATAGCACATGTCGCCGGCCCGCAGCATATCAAAGGTTTCAGGGATCGTTTAAATGGTTATAAAGATGCTTTAAAGGCAAATCAAAAAAAGGCAGAGAAAAATTATATATACCAGGGTAACGTATCAATTGAATCGGGGAAAGAAGCCGTGGATTATTTTTTAAAACTTGTAGAGCCGCCTGATGCTTTTTTTGCTGTTGAAGATTATACCGCGCTTGGCGTAATTAAATGTTTAAAAGAACGAAAATTTAAAATACCAGATGAATTTGGAGTTATCGGTTTTGCCAATGAAAGTTTTGATGAACACATTACTCCGGCCTTGTCCTCTGTTGATCAGCAAACAGTGCAGATGGGGAAGGAAGCATTTAATTTATTAATGGAGATGATTAAAATAAACGATAGTAAAAGTACTGTAAAAGAAAAAGAGAAAATTGTATTAGAACCTATCCTTTGTTATCGTGAATCATCGGCAGGAAAAAAGGCTTAG
- a CDS encoding L,D-transpeptidase family protein — protein sequence MKAFSLILFFSFLFFAVVAQPSFFQSQKSFPKVAVAVKTKQDTLIKQFEKAGLQWPPKEIYIRSFKYDSQMEVWVRNNENEAFKLFKTYKVCALAGTLGPKRMEGDYQVPEGFYYITEFNPRSDFHLSLKLNYPNQSDKKLSDSLRPGGGIYIHGSCVTVGCIPINDMQIEELYLLAASAKNNGQDFIPVHIFPVRYNNPQSIEYLNRFTKDNPTIGSFSVKLKEAYDYFDKEKQLPVITINHKGEYSIM from the coding sequence ATGAAAGCCTTTTCATTAATTTTATTTTTCTCTTTTCTATTTTTTGCCGTAGTGGCACAACCATCTTTTTTTCAATCACAAAAGAGTTTTCCAAAAGTTGCTGTTGCAGTAAAAACCAAACAGGATACATTAATAAAACAATTTGAAAAAGCCGGCCTGCAATGGCCTCCAAAGGAAATTTATATCCGTTCTTTTAAATACGACAGCCAGATGGAGGTTTGGGTACGTAATAATGAAAATGAGGCTTTCAAATTATTTAAAACCTATAAGGTTTGTGCGCTTGCAGGCACACTCGGCCCCAAAAGAATGGAAGGTGATTACCAGGTGCCGGAAGGTTTTTATTATATAACGGAATTCAATCCACGCAGCGATTTTCATTTATCACTTAAGCTGAATTACCCAAATCAATCAGATAAGAAGCTAAGTGATTCATTGAGACCCGGTGGCGGTATTTATATACATGGTAGTTGCGTTACGGTTGGTTGCATTCCTATTAATGACATGCAAATAGAGGAATTATATCTGCTTGCGGCTTCTGCAAAAAATAATGGGCAGGATTTTATACCAGTGCATATTTTCCCTGTTCGTTACAATAATCCTCAGAGCATTGAATACCTTAACCGTTTTACAAAAGATAACCCTACTATCGGAAGTTTTTCCGTAAAGCTTAAAGAAGCGTATGATTATTTTGATAAGGAAAAACAATTGCCTGTTATTACTATTAATCATAAAGGAGAATATTCAATTATGTAG
- the purE gene encoding 5-(carboxyamino)imidazole ribonucleotide mutase translates to MSTNQPLVGIIMGSDSDLNIMQGAAEILKEFGIAFELTVVSAHRTPLRMVAYATKASERGLKVIIAGAGGAAHLPGMVASITSLPVIGVPIKSSNSIDGWDSVLSILQMPNGIPVATVALNAAKNAGILAATIIGAFDETVGTKVKAYKNNLEAEVLKKVDKLKTEGWQNNFDN, encoded by the coding sequence ATGTCAACCAATCAACCGCTTGTTGGAATAATAATGGGCAGCGATAGTGATCTGAATATAATGCAGGGCGCTGCTGAAATTTTAAAAGAATTTGGCATCGCATTCGAACTTACAGTTGTCTCTGCGCACCGCACACCACTACGTATGGTTGCGTATGCTACCAAAGCATCTGAAAGAGGCCTGAAGGTTATTATTGCCGGTGCCGGTGGCGCTGCACATTTGCCTGGTATGGTTGCATCAATTACTTCTTTGCCTGTTATCGGCGTTCCTATAAAATCTTCTAACTCTATTGATGGATGGGATTCTGTTTTATCTATTCTTCAAATGCCCAATGGCATTCCTGTTGCAACGGTTGCGTTAAACGCGGCAAAGAATGCGGGTATACTTGCTGCCACAATCATAGGCGCATTTGATGAAACTGTTGGAACCAAAGTGAAAGCTTATAAAAATAATCTCGAAGCAGAGGTTTTAAAAAAGGTTGACAAATTAAAAACAGAAGGCTGGCAGAATAATTTTGATAATTAA